The following are from one region of the Hydrogenimonas sp. SS33 genome:
- a CDS encoding phosphatidate cytidylyltransferase, with translation MGKFEGQGTRFLTGAVLVAVVVAVGLIDNFFLIWLFLGIVYLFAFYEAMRLFNIAEHNHLYAYAAITWLLALFYPNPDDLFFLIAIVFASILAYTRDFDKRLFLPILYPTASFLFLLELYESFGVASLFWLLVVVALTDIGAYFTGKLAGRRPFCPTSPNKTLEGVVGGVLVATFTGFFAGSVLADWPQALLISLGTSVASIFGDLFESYLKREAGVKDSGDLLPGHGGILDRVDGYLFGGVVMVLLLRGLL, from the coding sequence ATGGGCAAATTCGAAGGCCAGGGCACCCGTTTTCTCACTGGTGCGGTGCTCGTCGCCGTCGTCGTCGCCGTCGGCCTCATCGACAACTTCTTCCTCATCTGGCTCTTTCTGGGAATCGTCTATCTGTTCGCTTTCTACGAAGCGATGCGGCTTTTCAACATCGCCGAGCACAACCATCTCTACGCCTACGCCGCCATCACATGGCTTCTGGCGCTCTTCTACCCCAACCCGGACGATCTCTTTTTTCTCATCGCCATCGTTTTCGCCTCCATCCTGGCCTACACACGCGACTTCGACAAGCGGCTCTTTTTGCCCATTCTCTACCCCACTGCCTCCTTTCTTTTCCTGCTGGAACTCTATGAGAGCTTCGGCGTCGCGTCGCTCTTCTGGCTCCTCGTCGTCGTGGCGCTGACCGACATCGGCGCCTACTTTACCGGCAAACTGGCGGGCAGACGCCCCTTCTGCCCCACCTCCCCCAACAAAACCCTCGAAGGGGTCGTCGGCGGCGTACTTGTCGCCACCTTCACCGGCTTCTTCGCCGGCAGCGTCCTCGCCGACTGGCCCCAGGCCCTGCTCATCTCCCTGGGCACCTCCGTCGCCTCGATCTTCGGAGACCTTTTCGAAAGCTACCTCAAGCGCGAAGCCGGCGTCAAAGACAGCGGCGACCTGCTCCCCGGCCACGGCGGCATTCTCGACAGGGTCGACGGCTACCTCTTCGGCGGGGTTGTCATGGTGCTTCTGCTAAGGGGGCTGTTGTGA